A single genomic interval of Halichondria panicea chromosome 2, odHalPani1.1, whole genome shotgun sequence harbors:
- the LOC135332119 gene encoding cytochrome b5 reductase 4-like, with translation MDKGNSLSLPTGSSARQHLGSKKKSDSKNVHPGYSMFEWNVLCESGQDLTGVGGKLRKITLEELEKHSTEKDAWTAVRGKVYNMTHFMRFHPGGKAQLMRGAGNDCTELFDKIHVWVNSEHIMEKCLVGILDTPRSSQTHSLLSVMGGSAALTSTPSESGGDLSFTVPTLTTPTSTPSESGGDLSFTVPTLTTPQSTDKDTLPLHMLRQANIQTHDSVEEDIRIQVPSWIQPSSPLVPAVTTISEIGTSVDPPWLGYETTV, from the exons ATGGACAAGG GGAATTCGTTATCTCTACCTACTGGAAGCAGTGCAAGACAGCATTTAGGCTCTAAGAAAAAATCGGATTCAAA GAATGTTCATCCAGGCTACAGCATGTTTGAATGGAACGTCCTGTGTGAGAGTGGGCAGGACCTGACGGGAGTGGGCGGGAAACTACGCAAGATTACTTTAGAGGAGCTAGAGAAACACTCGACTGAGAAAGACGCATGGACAGCAGTGAGAG GCAAGGTGTACAATATGACACACTTCATGAGGTTCCACCCCGGAGGGAAAGCCCAGTTGATGAGAGGAGCTGGTAATGACTGCACAGAACTGTTTGATAAG ATCCACGTGTGGGTGAACAGTGAACACATAATGGAGAAGTGTTTGGTGGGAATTCTTGACACTCCCAGGAGCAGCCAGACTCACAGCCTCCTCTCTGTGATGGGAGGAAGTGCAGCCCTCACCTCTACACCATCTGAGTCAGGAGGAGACCTCTCCTTCACAGTGCCCACACTGACAACCCCCACCTCTACACCATCTGAGTCAGGAGGAGACCTCTCCTTCACAGTGCCCACACTGACAACACCACAGTCCACTGATAAAGACACACTGCCTTTACACATGCTGAGACAAGCTAACATTCAGACTCACGATTCAGTAGAGGAAGATATACGAATTCAAGTACCTAGTTGGATTCAACCATCATCCCCTCTAGTACCAGCTGTGACTACAATCAGTGAGATAGGAACTAGTGTGGACCCACCATGGCTAGGATATGAAACTACTGTATAA
- the LOC135332116 gene encoding deoxyguanosine kinase-like produces MVEMIGSPDVLASENMEPGCKASLGTPARLSPRPATILGAIDTNVCRQRRYSSSRKIESNKLSQRLGGGKLVIVEGNIGVGKTTLTQKLADDLKYKVFLEPSTDNPFLEKFYADPHKYALKLQLWILRQRYLTYVSALQHIISTGQGVILDRSVYSDCVFASVCHREGFISSDGYQTYQYWRDQSLQHLPLPHVTVFLDARPQLCHDRIHTRARECESGVSLDYLEKLHQEYVKFINEMKSDGSQVLTYDWSTFKDEAIVCEDIRAANRVEWTESDLPTSDLPSLEFPLAEE; encoded by the exons ATGGTCGAGATGATTGGCTCTCCAGACGTTTTAGCATCAGAGAACATGGAGCCAGGCTGCAAAGCATCGCTGGGCACACCTGCAAGACTCTCTCCACGACCTGCCACTATACTGGGTGCCATAGACACCAACGTATGCAGACAAAGACGATACAGCAGCTCAAGGAAGATAGAGAGCAACAAGTTGTCACAGAGGCTGGGAGGAGGGAAACTGGTGATTGTCGAAGGCAATATCGGTGTTGGGAAGACAACGCTCACACAGAAGCTTGCCGATGACCTCAAATACAAAGTCTTTTTGGAGCCATCTACGGACAACCCTTTCCTCG agAAGTTCTATGCGGACCCTCACAAGTATGCCCTCAAGCTTCAACTGTGGATCCTCAGACAGCGCTACCTCACCTACGTGTCAGCACTGCAACACATCATCAGCActg GTCAAGGTGTGATATTGGACAGATCAGTGTACAGCGACTGTGTTTTTGCCAGTGTGTGTCACAGGGAAGGATTCATCTCTTCTGATG GTTATCAGACGTACCAGTACTGGCGGGATCAATCATTGCAGCACCTCCCTCTGCCTCACGTCACTGTGTTCCTGGACGCTCGCCCGCAGCTGTGCCATGATAGGATACACACCAGAGCGAGG GAATGTGAGAGTGGTGTGTCACTGGATTATCTGGAGAAGCTTCATCAAGAGTATGTCAAGTTTATCAACGAGATGAAGTCCGATGGATCACAGGTTCTCACTTACGACTGGTCCACCTTCAAAGATGAGGCAATT GTGTGTGAGGACATCAGGGCTGCCAACAGAGTGGAGTGGACTGAGAGCGATCTTCCCACTAGCGATCTGCCATCATTAGAGTTCCCCCTAGCAGAAGAATAG